The DNA window TGAAGACTTTCGAGCTTCTATAGTCTTACAGAGTCTTTATGCTTTGAGTTTCAGATGTGGTTTCTTGCAATCAAAGTATGTACCAGTTTTAGGCTACTGTTGTAAGTAAAAGTTATGAGGCTAcattctttttctttttttttacgcCTGCCTCTTTGTGCTGTTGCTGGAGGTGGGCTTACTGATATCCATAAAATCGCAATGTTAGCCACTCGTTTGTGACCTAATTAGGGACACTTGGTGCCAGCTCGGCCGTATTTGTTGTGGAATCTTTGAAAACAACTACCTCCCCTATATAACAAGAATAGGATAGGattgtttttaatacattCATAAAATAAACTCCGAAATTTGGTTTCTTATATTATGAGCtttctctaaaaatttgcGTTTTGGCTTAAATCACAAAACCAgttgatttgaatttaatgaGAAGAGATTTCTGTGACCAATGTATACGTCTATTCTTTTAGGTTAAtgtcattaaataatttttttttaatatttcgcAATATCTTTAAAGTTATATGTCAGTCTCTTAAGTCTGTCCAATgcactaaattaatttttgttatatttatagcTGACGCGGACGATTGGGGCAATGTTTATCCAAATATATCTGGAGATGGAGCTCTTGGTATGGTTATCAATCAAAAGGCGGATATATGCATTGGAGCAATGTACTCTTGGTCTGAAGTCTACACATATTTAGATCTCTCTATGTATCTTGTGCGTTCGGGAATAACTTGTCTTGTTCCAGCACCTTTGCGACAAGCTAGTTGGTACCTTCCTTTGGAGCCTTTCCAAGAAGCTCTATGGGCTGCAGTCCTGGTATGTCTATGTATGGAAACTTTAGGATTGGTTTTAGGCTTAAGAGGTGAGCAGGCACTATACCTAGCGGCAAGCGATAGAGACGGCTGGTGGATTTGTACAAAGTTCGGACTGTCTACGACATTTAAGCTTTTCGTATCTCAATCGGGAAGCAGCAAAGCTAGTTCTCTTACAGTTCGTGTGCTTCTTTTTGCCTGCTTTCTTAATGACTTAATCATTACAAGCATATATAGCGGCGGCCTTGCCAGTATATTGACAATTCCAAGTATGGAAGAGGCGGCCGACTCAGTCCATCGTTTGCGATCGCACCGATTACAATGGGCAGCTAACTCTGAGGCTTGGGTCTCAGCTATCAGAGGGTCTGAAGAGGTAAGTGTGTATATACATGGCGAATAGCAAAGCAAAACTTGTTGGAGTTGTACCTTTTTTTACAAGCCAATGGATCAGGatttgttaaacaattttcacaTCTATAGCGACGATCAGCTACTTCAATTAGCCCAGGAGCAGCGAGTGCGCATTGGATTTACAGTTGAGCGTTTGCCCTTTggtaataaatcaaaaaccatTTCACAGAGAGgaccaactttttttttggtccaTTAGGTCATTTTGCCATCGGGAACTATTTGGTGCCTCAAGCGATTGATCAGTTAGTTATCATGCAGGATGACATATATTTCCAGTACACGGTCGCTTTTGTTCCCAGACTGTGGCCACTTCTTGAGCAATTCAATACTCTCATCTACAACTGGCATTCGTCTGGCCTCGACAAATACTGGGAATACCGTATAATAGCCGATAACCTAAATCTGAAGACACAACAACAAGTCGAGGAAACAATGTCCGGCAGAAAAGAAGACATTGGTCCTGTCATGCTTGGAATGTCTAACTTTGCTggatttttaattctttggaTATTGGGATCTGCTGTAGCCATATCTGTTTTTTGATCGAGCTACTTTATACGAAGTATACAAAtacattataaatataaaaagacaAACTCAATGCATTGAATCtatatttaatcaaaaatgtatatctCACTAATGTATATCTCTCTAATCctagaaaacaaattaatttgtatttatttttaactttgcaAATAAAGCTTTTCTTCAGCCAACtaaaacttgtatttttaatttggaacAGCTGCACAATTTTGGTTTTGAGAGGTTTATATAACAGCACAATGTGAGCCTTTATGGAGACCGTAGAAGCAAAACGTTGAGCAGGAGTgcacatttgtttttgttattgcacACATTATAGGGGGATGTCAATGTCGTCACAAGTCGCTATACACTAACAATGCACTATGAGCCCAACAATTACTTTTGATGGCCAAAATTAAACACTCgcttattttcaaatatattgttaGGGATTTCCAAAAACCAACCTGTTTTATTTCTCCAAAATTTGTTCCAAGATGCTTACTCTAGTCTTCTGAACATTCTGCCAAGGGCCGGCAAGATTAGGTGTATGGATTATTAGTTACATAAATGGTATACATTGttattttatctttatttttcgattaattttattatgcagctaacttattaatttaacaCCTTTGCAACGGCCGAAGTTCTatggctttatttttttgcaatttcatatttatttacgtTACACAAAACTATGTCGGACAGGTATTTATAAGATAAGATATTGAGCATATGGATTGCCTtcgtacatttatttttattataaaatatacagctaaaattattataattaaaattgccaaCAATAACGATGTATGACCACTAAGATAATGGAAATCTAATTGATGTTATTTTAAGGTTTGTGTTTTCAAATCAATTATTGggtttttataagtttttaatcTCTATTGTATGATTAATTATCGATGTGCCTAAGTCAATAAGTTTTTAATCTCTATTGTATGATTAATTATCGCTGTACCTTACGGGTTCCAAACCACTTTAGGTATTTCTTTTATCTCACCTATATATGACAAGGACAGTGTCCTTTGATCTTCTATCTGAATACTGTGATGAGCAACCGTCgcaaactcttttttttattgccaccTTTGACACTTATTAAGAGTCGATTAAGCCATTAGATGATAAGCATATATATTGAAATTGTAGACTTAGTACTGCGAATCTACTGTAATCATGCGTTCATCCAATTTAACTGCTACTGGGATAATTCTATAATGCACTGAAGCATGTCTACCAAACAAAGGTATTTTCGCattgattattaaatttttaagcacAAATAATCCCCTAGCCGTTAGTAAAGAACCTCTTTTAATTCTGTACCTTTTATTTTCACTGGCAAAACTAAATTCCCAGAcgaattgtaatttatttttgaaattgaacTTTTTAACTATCTTTGTCTtaatatgttattattaattattattgataaTGTTACTTagttgttttgttattatgaAGAAGTCAACAGGCCCCTTGTTCACATAATAAGATTCTTGCAATACAGCCTTCATGTTCtcaattatttattcattcCTTTAAAGTTTAAGCTAACTTCATCAGTTATTCTTTTCAAAATGTTAGTCGTATAATCGACTAAGGTTTGTTTCCTACTTAAGTCATTAAGGGatggtttgcaaaaaaaaatgttttctgataatattttatataaaatactaCATCTTAGGAATATCCAGTGAAAATTTCCTGTCGATAGCGTAATCGTGATCAAGGCAAGTTTGCGGTATGTAATCAATTTTAGACGCGTTTTCTCAAAACTACGTTTTTTAAGTCGGTGCGTAACGTGAAAAAAGTAATAATCAgatctaaaaaattttcacaCATCCTTTAAACAGTAAATACTTGCGGATAAACTAAAgttttgttaagttttttttagtatttttacaGGCAATAATAggcttattttttatgtaaaaatggTACCTCCGACTTTAAAACCGCgccaatttcaatttaatttcgttcatccgcacaataaacaaatatatattatatatagtgacatatccataatcccatataactcttaggcacatgtccacacgcctacacacacatacacccttagtaccccaatcagccaatatctaattgcaaatgtacccaagccttagactaaacaatcggattgagtggctggtgcattatcaatcaacaatccaaagggcaattagaaaactcactcaactaacgccaactccactcatagaaagctctaaagctcaaaaccgaggtatgatcgtcaaataagtttaagttaagaagcgagttcagtttgagaccttaaacaattaggacgtgttcttccaaataataattgtactagttgataaataaaattaaataaagtttttttttatgtaaaacttatagtacgaatatttaattggcgcagtcGGTAGGATTTCAAGT is part of the Drosophila gunungcola strain Sukarami unplaced genomic scaffold, Dgunungcola_SK_2 000010F, whole genome shotgun sequence genome and encodes:
- the LOC128263665 gene encoding uncharacterized protein LOC128263665 isoform X1 encodes the protein MTCGTNPRNTASIQDAIDSLAADADDWGNVYPNISGDGALGMVINQKADICIGAMYSWSEVYTYLDLSMYLVRSGITCLVPAPLRQASWYLPLEPFQEALWAAVLVCLCMETLGLVLGLRGEQALYLAASDRDGWWICTKFGLSTTFKLFVSQSGSSKASSLTVRVLLFACFLNDLIITSIYSGGLASILTIPSMEEAADSVHRLRSHRLQWAANSEAWVSAIRGSEEPMDQDLLNNFHIYSDDQLLQLAQEQRVRIGFTVERLPFGHFAIGNYLVPQAIDQLVIMQDDIYFQYTVAFVPRLWPLLEQFNTLIYNWHSSGLDKYWEYRIIADNLNLKTQQQVEETMSGRKEDIGPVMLGMSNFAGFLILWILGSAVAISVF
- the LOC128263665 gene encoding uncharacterized protein LOC128263665 isoform X2 gives rise to the protein MGCSPGMSMYGNFRIGFRLKSIYSGGLASILTIPSMEEAADSVHRLRSHRLQWAANSEAWVSAIRGSEEPMDQDLLNNFHIYSDDQLLQLAQEQRVRIGFTVERLPFGHFAIGNYLVPQAIDQLVIMQDDIYFQYTVAFVPRLWPLLEQFNTLIYNWHSSGLDKYWEYRIIADNLNLKTQQQVEETMSGRKEDIGPVMLGMSNFAGFLILWILGSAVAISVF